A single Phoenix dactylifera cultivar Barhee BC4 chromosome 1, palm_55x_up_171113_PBpolish2nd_filt_p, whole genome shotgun sequence DNA region contains:
- the LOC103706557 gene encoding uncharacterized protein LOC103706557 isoform X1, whose product MDLWERARVFAEEAAKRSQEISKEAAKRSQELTKGAAKFSQEFVSETAKKSKELASEATKKADLIRAEAIRAADQIKTLAVDLPTLPISPLAPGGSAAPDPAADPPRFGITEELRDFVKGIPLGTFRDFPMEDEPEMSDVPTVSNVRQDLNEWQARHAMLVLSTVKEISKLRYELCPRHMKERKFWRIYFILVNNYVAPYEIKYMEELKMKAEQEQKDSLTENMTAAPATKAEAKESKLPSKTSTSSNTEHDLDVFLLGDLGSDDDGPDDGDDGLDDEFDKVGSNSGLGSDDDERKSKASK is encoded by the exons ATGGATCTATGGGAGAGGGCTAGGGTTTTCGCGGAGGAGGCGGCGAAGCGGTCGCAGGAGATCTCCAAGGAGGCAGCAAAGCGGTCGCAGGAGCTGACCAAGGGGGCCGCCAAGTTCTCCCAGGAGTTCGTCTCCGAGACCGCCAAGAAGTCCAAGGAGCTCGCCTCCGAGGCCACTAAGAAGGCTGACCTCATACGCGCTGAGGCTATCCGCGCTGCCGACCAGATCAAGACGCTCGCCGTCGACCTCCCCACCCTCCCCATCTCCCCCCTCGCGCCAGGCGGATCCGCCGCGCCGGACCCGGCTGCGGATCCGCCGCGCTTCGGCATCACCGAGGAGCTTAGGGACTTCGTCAAGGGGATCCCCCTCGGCACCTTCCGCGATTTCCCCATGGAAG ATGAACCGGAAATGTCAGATGTTCCAACAGTGTCAAATGTCAGGCAGGATCTTAATGAGTGGCAAGCGCGACATGCTATGCTTGTTCTCTCAACAGTTAAG GAAATATCCAAGCTTAGATATGAGCTATGCCCACGCCACATGAAAGAGAGAAAATTCTGGCGAATATATTTTATACTTGTAAACAATTACGTGGCTCC ttatgaaataaaatatatggaGGAGTTAAAAATGAAGGCAGAACAGGAGCAAAAAGATAGCCTTACGGAAAATATGACTGCTGCACCAGCTACTAAGGCAGAAGCAAAAGAATCGAAGTTGCCAAGTAAAACTTCCACCTCATCAAATACAGAGCATGATTTGGATGTGTTTCTTCTGGGGGACCTTGGAAGTGATGATGATGGTCCAG ATGATGGTGATGATGGTCTTGATGATGAGTTTGATAAGGTTGGAAGCAACTCG
- the LOC103706557 gene encoding uncharacterized protein LOC103706557 isoform X2, producing the protein MDLWERARVFAEEAAKRSQEISKEAAKRSQELTKGAAKFSQEFVSETAKKSKELASEATKKADLIRAEAIRAADQIKTLAVDLPTLPISPLAPGGSAAPDPAADPPRFGITEELRDFVKGIPLGTFRDFPMEDEPEMSDVPTVSNVRQDLNEWQARHAMLVLSTVKEISKLRYELCPRHMKERKFWRIYFILVNNYVAP; encoded by the exons ATGGATCTATGGGAGAGGGCTAGGGTTTTCGCGGAGGAGGCGGCGAAGCGGTCGCAGGAGATCTCCAAGGAGGCAGCAAAGCGGTCGCAGGAGCTGACCAAGGGGGCCGCCAAGTTCTCCCAGGAGTTCGTCTCCGAGACCGCCAAGAAGTCCAAGGAGCTCGCCTCCGAGGCCACTAAGAAGGCTGACCTCATACGCGCTGAGGCTATCCGCGCTGCCGACCAGATCAAGACGCTCGCCGTCGACCTCCCCACCCTCCCCATCTCCCCCCTCGCGCCAGGCGGATCCGCCGCGCCGGACCCGGCTGCGGATCCGCCGCGCTTCGGCATCACCGAGGAGCTTAGGGACTTCGTCAAGGGGATCCCCCTCGGCACCTTCCGCGATTTCCCCATGGAAG ATGAACCGGAAATGTCAGATGTTCCAACAGTGTCAAATGTCAGGCAGGATCTTAATGAGTGGCAAGCGCGACATGCTATGCTTGTTCTCTCAACAGTTAAG GAAATATCCAAGCTTAGATATGAGCTATGCCCACGCCACATGAAAGAGAGAAAATTCTGGCGAATATATTTTATACTTGTAAACAATTACGTGGCTCCGTAA